Proteins encoded in a region of the Neodiprion lecontei isolate iyNeoLeco1 chromosome 5, iyNeoLeco1.1, whole genome shotgun sequence genome:
- the LOC107217861 gene encoding uncharacterized protein K02A2.6-like: MPRDRAITTLNDLFRDKEPITRRRIEILNYRYDKATPITEHIDRINRHASDFDRAKLTDDNLWILLLLQSFCYSSENDELKRIALRVVEKNVDASLKDIVAELEAHNHVSTSLKMLENPVANSPTTAINAVHAKSKGQFKKGGPKQKPVQPSSDQKCNGCGGDHQRSKCLFSEAVCHQCSRKGHIAKVCRSKQKDVKRSVKSASLVTQSLTSVGKHRRKYVPVTILGKVVNLQYDSGSDITLIGKDEWERRGSPDLVASEIVEHAGGSEFKMIGKFKYSVQALDRNAELEIDVANRVGVNLFGLNAIDSLDLWSVPLSEYENPEIIFRVQSSETPKPKFACRNHQVKFCLVNNAQAVQIPCRPIPYAIEKPLEEEVQRLEDKGIIERVEFSNWTTPLVIAKKFNSKMRLCADYDTGVNRALIDNRHPLHNVEGIITKLNGNRFFSVLDLSDAFFQLEIAEDHREITTITTPKGLFRFRQLPFGIKTAPAMFQQAMDSMLAGLQGACAYIDDVVVTGSNRQEHDVRLRQTLQCSGSDLKSAVSQ; encoded by the exons ATGCCGCGGGACAGAGCCATCACCACGTTGAATGACTTATTTCGCGACAAAGAACCTATAACACGCCGGCGAATCGAGATCCTCAACTATCGATACGACAAAGCGACCCCCATCACGGAACATATCGATCGTATAAATCGACACGCCTCAGACTTTGATCGCGCGAAACTCACGGACGACAACCTATGGATTTTACTACTGCTACAATCCTTCTGCTACTCAAGCGAAAACGACGAGTTAAAACGAATAGCTCTCCGCGTAGTGGAAAAAAACGTAGATGCATCGCTTAAGGACATAGTTGCAGAGTTAGAAGCTCATAATCACGTGTCAACTAGCCTCAAAATGCTGGAAAATCCGGTCGCTAATTCGCCTACCACAGCGATAAACGCCGTTCACGCGAAGTCTAAGGGGCAATTCAAGAAAGGTGGTCCGAAGCAAAAACCGGTGCAGCCATCATCGGATCAAAAGTGCAACGGTTGCGGAGGTGATCATCAACGCTCAAAGTGCCTTTTCAGTGAAGCTGTGTGTCATCAGTGTTCGCGTAAAGGACACATCGCCAAAGTGTGCCGTTCAAAACAGAAAGACGTGAAACGCAGTGTCAAAAGTGCGAGTCTCGTGACGCAATCACTTACCTCGGTCGGTAAGCATCGTCGAAAATACGTACCAGTGACTATCCTCGGTAAAGTCGTTAATCTGCAATACGACTCGGGTTCAGACATTACGTTGATCGGCAAAGACGAATGGGAGCGACGCGGCTCTCCAGACCTCGTCGCGAGTGAAATCGTTGAACACGCGGGCGGGAGTGAGTTCAAAATGATCGGCAAGTTCAAGTATTCGGTACAAGCTCTCGACCGTAACGCCGAACTGGAAATTGACGTCGCAAACCGTGTGGGAGTGAACTTATTCGGACTAAACGCGATCGACAGTCTCGACCTATGGTCTGTGCCACTGAGTGAATACGAAAACCCGGAAATCATATTTCGTGTCCAAAGTTCGGAAACTCCCAAACCCAAGTTCGCG TGTCGTAATCACCAAGTCAAATTCTGTTTAGTCAACAACGCACAGGCTGTACAAATTCCGTGCAGACCGATCCCATACGCGATAGAGAAACCTCTCGAGGAAGAAGTGCAACGCCTTGAAGACAAGGGTATTATCGAACGCGTCGAATTCTCTAACTGGACCACACCCCTCGTGATCGCAAAGAAGTTCAACAGCAAGATGCGTCTATGTGCAGACTACGACACCGGCGTGAACCGCGCGCTGATCGACAACCGACACCCTCTACACAACGTGGAAGGTATCATCACCAAACTAAACGGAAATCGCTTTTTCAGCGTACTCGACTTGAGCGATGCTTTCTTCCAACTGGAAATCGCTGAAGACCATCGAGAAATAACTACTATTACCACACCCAAGGGACTCTTCAGGTTCAGACAACTACCTTTCGGCATCAAGACAGCACCTGCTATGTTCCAACAAGCCATGGATAGTATGCTAGCAGGGTTGCAAGGAGCTTGCGCGTACATTGACGATGTAGTTGTCACTGGCTCCAACCGCCAGGAACACGATGTACGCTTACGTCAAACTCTCCAATGTTCTGGCTCAGACCTGAAAAGTGCAGTCTCGCAGtag
- the LOC124294404 gene encoding uncharacterized protein LOC124294404, translated as MGLEPTARPGCRTNQKGYAQSTPFGALRSIENSSGRNRRLFYGTRSVLLQLDDSGRERAVYHMAQSLTDTQRGYSQIETEALALVRAVKCFHKFLWGRKFILQTDHKPLVALLQPDDTKGLKLTTAARLKRCAMRLLGYDFRIKHIRAQDFDHADALSSLIEKFHRDNSEKLQVASIRAVEEAVQQVRNLSIDIFGINLRDKLRSAALED; from the coding sequence ATGGGACTAGAACCAACAGCACGACCTGGCTGTCGAACAAATCAGAAAGGTTATGCTCAGTCCACTCCTTTTGGAGCACTACGATCCATCGAAAACTCTAGTGGTCGCAACAGACGCCTGTTCTACGGGACTAGAAGCGTTTTACTGCAACTAGACGACTCAGGACGAGAACGCGCTGTGTACCACATGGCACAAAGCCTTACGGACACGCAACGAGGCTATTCACAAATAGAAACGGAGGCTCTAGCCCTGGTTAGGGCAGTCAAGTGTTTTCACAAATTCCTGTGGGGACGCAAATTTATACTGCAAACCGACCACAAGCCCCTTGTTGCGCTGCTCCAACCAGACGATACGAAAGGTCTCAAGCTCACCACAGCCGCACGTCTTAAAAGATGTGCGATGAGACTCCTAGGATACGACTTTCGCATCAAACACATCCGAGCGCAGGACTTCGACCACGCGGACGCGCTATCAAGCTTGATAGAAAAATTCCATCGCGACAACAGCGAAAAACTTCAAGTGGCTAGCATCCGGGCTGTAGAAGAAGCGGTCCAGCAAGTCAGAAACCTGTCTATCGACATCTTCGGAATAAATCTACGAGACAAACTCAGATCAGCAGCATTAGAAGATTAA
- the LOC107217862 gene encoding uncharacterized protein K02A2.6-like, with protein sequence MKAIANGWTSNPKTEVIEYFRKRQDNLSTVDNTLLMGDRVVIPKTMQPEILTARHKGHPGIRKMKQLAREYVYWPKIFENIERLVQQCDAYALTRRMPIKVPLSLWPEATRPLERLYVDIGYPPNSQYLYIFVDVYSKFLEVAIASSITATHTGELCHEVFSRYGPPEMLVSDHGSQFTSGLFANLGENHQITHLISPVNHPQSNGQAERIVDTVKTAIAKDATNWKKTLFGFLHSYRYTPCAAAPGGKSPAELFFGQQMNTPFSKLFPKPKEEKSGPNDFEGKKTNMKNSLTDIMAHDHVNSQSATAS encoded by the coding sequence ATGAAAGCTATCGCAAACGGATGGACTTCAAACCCTAAGACGGAAGTCATCGAATACTTCAGGAAACGTCAAGACAACCTCAGTACCGTCGACAACACATTGTTGATGGGAGATAGAGTAGTCATCCCAAAAACGATGCAACCTGAAATCCTAACGGCTCGACACAAAGGCCACCCAggtataagaaaaatgaagcAACTCGCCAGAGAATATGTTTATTGGcctaaaatattcgaaaacaTCGAGCGACTTGTCCAACAATGCGATGCTTATGCTCTGACACGAAGAATGCCAATCAAGGTACCACTCAGCCTTTGGCCGGAAGCCACACGTCCATTGGAGCGGTTATACGTAGATATTGGTTACCCTCCAAACAGCCAGTATCTATACATTTTCGTGGACGTATACTCCAAGTTCCTGGAGGTGGCAATAGCCTCGTCAATAACAGCAACACACACAGGAGAACTGTGTCACGAAGTCTTCTCAAGATATGGACCCCCAGAAATGCTCGTCAGTGATCACGGATCTCAATTTACTTCCGGACTTTTCGCGAATCTCGGCGAAAACCACCAGATCACCCACCTAATATCACCGGTAAACCACCCGCAATCAAACGGACAAGCCGAACGCATCGTTGATACTGTAAAAACAGCCATCGCCAAAGATGCGACCAACTGGAAGAAAACTCTCTTCGGCTTCCTCCACAGCTACCGTTACACGCCATGTGCGGCAGCTCCAGGTGGTAAGTCACCAGCGGAACTCTTTTTCGGACAACAAATGAATACACCGTTCTCCAAGCTGTTCCCGAAACCGAAGGAAGAGAAAAGCGGGCCAAACGActtcgaaggaaaaaaaacaaacatgaAAAACAGTTTAACCGACATCATGGCGCATGATCATGTGAACTCGCAATCGGCGACCGCGTCGTAG